Genomic window (Sphingosinicella microcystinivorans):
CATCAACGCGGTACTGCAGGGCAAGTTCAAGGTCGCGTTCCGCGCCGCCGACCGCTTCCTCATCAATTCCACGTTCGGCATCGCCGGCCTCTTCGATCACGCCACCGAGATGGGCCTTCCCAAACAGGAAGAGGATTTCGGCCAGACGCTCGCGGCCTGGGGCGTCGGCTCGGGGCCTTATATCATGCTGCCGCTGCTCGGCCCCTCGACGCTGCGCGATGCGTTCGGCTTCGGCGTGGATTCGGTGACGGACCCGTGGCCGAAGTTCCAGAAGCACGTCGCGGGCCTCGACGGCACCGAACGGATCGCCGTCACCGCCGGCGAGGCGATCGACCTGCGCTCGCGCCTCGTCGATACGGCCGATCCCCTGCTCGCCACGGCGCTCGACGAATATGCGACGGTCCGCGCCGCCTATCTCCAGCAGCGCCTCAGCGACATCTACGACGGCGATCCGCCCGAAGACGACTTCATCACGCCGACCTTCGAGGACGAGTCTTCCCCCACCGCGGAACCTGTGGCCGGGTCGGAAACGCCCGAGGCTCCCGCGGCCGACGAAACGCCCGCCGCCGAGTATCAGACGGACGAACCCAAGGCCGAAACCGCCACGCCTTGAGGCGCAGATCGCGCCGCGAGGTCCTCGCGGACGGAATTTATCCTGCCGAATCCGATACCTGCGGCTTTTCGGGCATGGATATGCCCATGCCGATCCCGGCAGGCGGCGGTCCGCACTCATTGTCGCCGCGAAGAATATCTATTATTTTACAAGACATTAACGTCGCGCCTACGAAACGGGCGGCGAACAGCGGCAGTTCCCCGCAAAAATATTTTGCGTGGGGACATCAAACCTCTTCCCACAGACAAGGTTTTCCGTGACAATCCGCGCCGCTCCCATTATTGGGCGCAGGGTCAATACAAACTGTTCTAGGGGAACAAGTCGATGCGCAATGTTACCAAGGGTTTCGCAGCTCTCGCGCTCGTCGCCGGCCTCGGCCTCGCCGCTTGCAGCGAGAAGACCGAAGAAGCCGCTGACGCGACCGCGGACGCCGCGGCCGAAGACGCCGCCGCTGCTGCCGACGCCGCCGTCGCCGAGACGGATGCGGCTCTGGACGCGACGGCTGACGCCGCTGCCGACGCCGCTGCTGGCGCTGCTGACGCCGCCGCCTCGGCTGCCGACGCCGCTGCCGACGCTGCCGACGCCGCCGCGGACACTGTTCAGTAAGTCTTACTGACAGTTCGAAAAAGGAACGGGCCGCGCCTTCGGGTGCGGCCCGTTTCTTTTTTGTCTATGCCATGCGCTATTCGATAGCGTCGGAGATTTCGGCGGCAATTCGTCTGAGGCGTGACAGGCTGACGATATGTTGGCCATTCTTGCCGACGTTACCGGCCCGCGCCCACACCGGTGCGCCCGGCCCATCATAAACGATCTCGGCCTCCTCGGGCGAAACGATCCTGAGAACGATTAACCACTCGCAGTCCGCATACATCGCAACGCTGCGGCCGCCCGTCATCTTGATCTGTACCTTTCTGCCAAACTCATCTTCGGCATCGTGAGCGGGCGCACTCGCGTTGTAGAGCTTCAGCTTTTTTGCCTCCGCCGCCACGACCTCACCAATCGAACCAACGAGGTGGCCATCCGGTGTGAATTTTCGCCCCGGATAAAGCGCCTCCAGCTCCGCAACAGCGCGATAGATTTGAGCGACAGGTTCGGGGAGTTTTACGCGTTCCATGGCGACATGCGTTACACGAGATTCCCTGCCAAATGGTTCAATAGCAAAAGGCCGCCGGGTCGCCCCGACGGCCTTTCTTTGACTGCGGTCGGCCGGACTTTAGAAGTCCATGCCGCCCATGCCGCCCATGCCGCCCGGCATACCGCCCGGCGCCGGCTTGTCGTCCGGCAGCTCGGCGATCGTCGCCTCGGTGGTGATGAGCAGGCCCGCGACCGACGCGGCGTCCTGCAGCGCGGTGCGCACGACCTTGGTCGGGTCGACGACGCCGGCCTTCACCAGGTCCTCGTAGGTGTCGGTCTGGGCGTTGAAGCCGAGCTTCTCGTCCTTGGCGTCGATCAGCTTGCCCGCGACGACCGCGCCGTCGTGGCCGGCGTTCTGGGCGATCTGACGCACCGGCGCCTGC
Coding sequences:
- a CDS encoding VacJ family lipoprotein translates to MSVRVLSLAAMIAAPLLAGCVTTPGGVSEAELDRFEKTNRSIYKFNKGVDTAVIKPVTQGYRAVVPGIARRGVSNALDNVDEPLSFINAVLQGKFKVAFRAADRFLINSTFGIAGLFDHATEMGLPKQEEDFGQTLAAWGVGSGPYIMLPLLGPSTLRDAFGFGVDSVTDPWPKFQKHVAGLDGTERIAVTAGEAIDLRSRLVDTADPLLATALDEYATVRAAYLQQRLSDIYDGDPPEDDFITPTFEDESSPTAEPVAGSETPEAPAADETPAAEYQTDEPKAETATP
- a CDS encoding DUF6998 domain-containing protein, yielding MERVKLPEPVAQIYRAVAELEALYPGRKFTPDGHLVGSIGEVVAAEAKKLKLYNASAPAHDAEDEFGRKVQIKMTGGRSVAMYADCEWLIVLRIVSPEEAEIVYDGPGAPVWARAGNVGKNGQHIVSLSRLRRIAAEISDAIE